One region of Aurantimonas sp. HBX-1 genomic DNA includes:
- a CDS encoding pilus assembly protein N-terminal domain-containing protein produces the protein MTTSPCRIRLLLVLAALTLAAGGARAADTGDVLGVAVDHARILEIDRPAATVIVGNPAIVDIEVLSSERLVLTGKSYGITNVVILDAGGQTILDEQVAVQSFEASTVRVYRQANRITYACAPKCEPTVTIGDNPDSFMQATQQYATRQQMAADAAKR, from the coding sequence ATGACGACATCCCCCTGCCGGATCCGGCTCCTTCTCGTGCTGGCCGCCCTCACCCTCGCGGCCGGCGGCGCCCGCGCCGCGGACACCGGCGACGTTCTCGGTGTCGCCGTCGACCACGCGCGCATCCTCGAGATCGACCGCCCGGCCGCCACGGTGATCGTCGGCAACCCGGCGATCGTCGACATCGAGGTGCTGAGTTCGGAGCGGCTGGTCCTCACCGGCAAGAGCTATGGCATCACCAACGTCGTGATCCTCGACGCCGGCGGGCAGACGATCCTCGACGAGCAGGTCGCCGTGCAGAGCTTCGAGGCCAGCACCGTGCGGGTCTATCGCCAGGCCAACCGCATCACCTATGCCTGCGCCCCCAAATGCGAGCCGACGGTGACCATCGGCGACAATCCCGACAGCTTCATGCAGGCGACGCAGCAATATGCGACGCGCCAGCAGATGGCCGCCGACGCCGCCAAGCGCTGA
- a CDS encoding phosphopentomutase: MGRAILIVLDSVGIGGARDAEAFGDAGADTFGHVLAAAEAGKADRPGLRHGPLALPNLRRLGLLRAAGQQDAGPAAAGRYGSAGEVSRGKDTPSGHWEIAGVPVLFDWGYFPRTVPTFPASLIQQIVDDSAIPGILGDRHASGTEIIAELGEASVASGKPIFYTSSDSVLQIAAHETHFGLERLYDLCAVARRHVDPLNIGRVIARPFTGEDASSFRRTANRRDYSVPPPEPTVLDRALAAGRRVIAIGKIGDIFAGKGISEVRKGDGNMALFDALLGAVDEAADGDLAFANFVDFDMLYGHRRDVPGYAAALEAFDARLPELEARLRPGDLAIITADHGCDPTWTGSDHTRENVPVLVFGPDVSPGPLGHRETFADIGESVAAHLKLPGGRHGASFL; the protein is encoded by the coding sequence TTGGGTCGGGCAATACTGATCGTGCTTGATTCCGTCGGAATCGGCGGGGCGCGGGACGCCGAGGCGTTCGGCGACGCCGGCGCCGACACGTTCGGCCATGTCCTCGCGGCGGCAGAGGCCGGCAAGGCCGACCGCCCCGGCCTGCGCCACGGCCCGCTCGCCCTGCCGAACCTTCGCCGCCTCGGCCTGTTGCGCGCTGCCGGACAGCAAGATGCCGGCCCCGCGGCCGCCGGACGCTACGGCTCTGCCGGCGAGGTCTCGCGTGGCAAGGACACGCCGTCCGGCCACTGGGAGATCGCCGGGGTGCCGGTGCTGTTCGACTGGGGCTATTTCCCGCGCACCGTCCCGACCTTCCCCGCCTCGCTGATCCAGCAGATCGTCGACGACAGCGCCATTCCCGGCATCCTCGGCGACCGGCATGCCTCCGGCACCGAGATCATCGCGGAACTCGGCGAGGCGAGCGTCGCCTCCGGCAAGCCGATCTTCTACACCTCCTCAGACAGCGTCCTGCAGATCGCCGCCCACGAGACGCATTTCGGGCTGGAGCGCCTCTACGATCTCTGCGCCGTCGCCCGCCGGCACGTCGATCCGCTGAATATCGGCCGGGTCATCGCCCGGCCGTTCACCGGCGAGGACGCGTCGAGCTTCCGGCGCACGGCCAATCGCCGCGACTATTCGGTGCCGCCGCCGGAGCCGACCGTGCTCGATCGCGCCCTGGCCGCCGGCCGCCGGGTGATCGCCATCGGCAAGATCGGCGACATCTTCGCCGGCAAGGGCATCAGCGAGGTGCGCAAGGGCGACGGCAACATGGCGCTGTTCGACGCGCTGCTCGGCGCGGTGGACGAAGCGGCCGACGGCGACCTGGCGTTCGCCAATTTCGTCGATTTCGACATGCTCTATGGCCACCGACGCGACGTCCCCGGCTACGCGGCGGCGCTCGAGGCATTCGATGCGCGGCTGCCGGAACTGGAAGCGCGGTTGCGGCCCGGGGACCTTGCGATCATCACCGCCGATCACGGCTGCGACCCGACCTGGACGGGCAGCGACCACACGCGCGAGAACGTGCCGGTGCTGGTCTTCGGGCCCGACGTTTCCCCCGGCCCGCTCGGCCACCGCGAGACCTTCGCCGATATCGGCGAGAGCGTCGCGGCGCATCTGAAGCTGCCCGGCGGCCGGCACGGCGCGAGCTTCCTGTGA
- a CDS encoding prepilin peptidase: MLAALLILLFPFAMVYAAMSDLVSMTIANRVSVALVVAFPPAALLVGLPAGMIGLHFAVAFACLAVTFGMFAAGWMGGGDAKLLAATALWFGPTPAVFEYMLFGAVFGGVLTLAILLSRASLAPVTGIGFVDRLLDRDTGIPYGIALGAAGLVVFSDSIWMDHAAAGLASGAF; this comes from the coding sequence ATGCTCGCAGCTCTGCTGATCCTTCTCTTTCCCTTTGCCATGGTTTATGCGGCCATGAGCGATCTCGTCTCGATGACAATCGCCAACCGTGTCTCCGTTGCTCTTGTCGTCGCCTTTCCCCCGGCTGCTCTGCTCGTTGGCCTGCCCGCCGGCATGATCGGCCTGCATTTCGCCGTGGCTTTTGCCTGCCTCGCGGTCACCTTCGGCATGTTCGCCGCAGGCTGGATGGGAGGTGGTGATGCCAAACTGCTGGCCGCGACCGCCCTGTGGTTCGGCCCGACGCCGGCAGTGTTCGAGTATATGCTGTTCGGCGCGGTCTTCGGCGGCGTTCTCACCTTGGCGATCCTGCTTTCCCGCGCCAGCCTTGCCCCGGTGACCGGCATTGGCTTTGTCGATCGCCTGCTGGACCGCGACACCGGCATTCCCTACGGTATCGCGCTGGGTGCCGCAGGCCTTGTCGTCTTCTCCGACAGCATATGGATGGACCATGCCGCTGCCGGCCTGGCCAGCGGGGCCTTCTGA
- a CDS encoding Flp family type IVb pilin, whose amino-acid sequence MSKLFVRFAKDESGATAIEYALIAGLMATALIAIFGALTPQMSTAFDEIGSTMQPKK is encoded by the coding sequence ATGTCCAAGCTTTTCGTTCGCTTCGCCAAAGACGAATCCGGCGCCACGGCCATCGAATACGCCCTGATCGCCGGCCTGATGGCTACCGCGCTCATCGCCATCTTCGGTGCCCTGACGCCCCAGATGTCCACTGCCTTCGACGAAATCGGCTCGACCATGCAGCCGAAGAAGTAA